The following are encoded together in the Plasmodium vinckei vinckei genome assembly, chromosome: PVVCY_12 genome:
- a CDS encoding RNA and export factor binding protein, putative: MREFRRYNKDDRQHRNHNRSHGKYGHSNNNGYKTNSRYNRINKQNGRNKYRNRDDRRNDTERNSHARVKISNLEYTITKDDLVELFSNVCKVVSAWINYDHTDRSDGTAVCIFESIEDAQKAIDKYDGSEIEGQSIKMEILHKSNYSYKKRYKSKCPW, translated from the exons aTGAGAGAGTTCAGGAGATATAATAAAG ACGATCGTCAACATAGAAATCATAATAGGTCGCATGGCAAATATGGCCATTCCaat AATAATGGATATAAAACGAATAGCCGCTACAAccgaataaataaacaaaatgggagaaataaatataga AATCGCGACGACCGGAGGAATGATACAGAACGAAATTCCCATGCCAGAGTTAAAATATCCAACTTGGAATATACAATTACAAAAGATGATTTAGTg gAATTGTTTAGTAATGTATGCAAAGTTGTAAGCGCATGGATAAACTATGATCATACGGATAGATCggat GGAACAGCAGTATGTATTTTTGAAAGTATAGAAGATGCTCAAAAGGCAATTGATAAATATGATG GCTCAGAGATTGAAGGGCAATCCattaaaatggaaatactACACAAATCGAATTATAGttacaaaaaaagatataaaagtAAATGCCCTtggtaa